One window of the Megalops cyprinoides isolate fMegCyp1 chromosome 2, fMegCyp1.pri, whole genome shotgun sequence genome contains the following:
- the LOC118771921 gene encoding patched domain-containing protein 3-like encodes MTCQTDCVEKPISRCFWGIGWFVGRYPWVFLFIPLLVSAGLGGGFYFLEDREANDIEDQFTPVNGPAKMERQFVQENFNMSDSDFSHMRLDTEGTYASLIVVSKSNILTKLAFNEIISLDRQVKQIKAGDGQISYESSCATVGQSCFSNTILDIVNYTASTIEDITLTFPIYIFNSAPVFLGTEIGGVKIRPTSYEIESAEAIRLFYFLREDNSTRNELWLKAFTETLSKEPESKQVSVSYFTSISRQEEFEGSSKSVIPFFSITYALAITFSIISCMRLDSVRNKVWVATFGVLSAGLAVLSSFGMLLYIGMPFAMTVATAPFLILGIGVDNMFIMISFWQRTHVHDSVEDRLAETYKEAAVSITITTLTDALAFYIGLMTPFRSVQSFCMYTGTAVVFCYLYNITFFGAIMALNGRREKSNRHWLTCMKIPKPGDTSEQNNICCMGGAYDKETGAEVPMPINDLFKEYYGPILTNTYTKALVFLLYVGYLAGSIYGCRQMEEGIDLKNLAADGSYIGNYYDDEDSYFSEYGPNVMVVVKGEYLYWDEKSLSNLDACLERFESLPNVNKNMTTPSWLQSYEIFGNQSDFNLKDEKIFKEHLPEFLQISGFQQDVNFTNGRIYASRFFIPTVNIVTSVDEKKLLNELRETAGKCEKVPLLVYHPAFIYYDQYAVIVSNTIQNVAVATAAMLVISLLLIPNPLCSLWVTFAIASVIVGVAGFMALWDVNLDSISMINLVICIGFSVDFSAHISYAFVSSSEPSTNEKAVEALSSLGYPIVQGAVSTILGVVVLSAAESYIFRTFFKIMFLVILFGMVHGIVFIPVFLTLFGCCGNKQLDEQTDEELDDDQ; translated from the exons ATGACGTGCCAAACAGACTGCGTTGAAAAGCCTATTTCCCGCTGCTTTTGGGGAATCGGATGGTTTGTAGGCAGGTATCCGTGGGTGTTTTTATTCATACCACTGCTAGTCTCCGCTGGGCTTGGTGGGGGCTTTTACTTTCTGGAAGACAGAGAGGCGAACGACATCGAAGACCAGTTCACACCAGTGAACGGACCCGCGAAGATGGAGAGACAGTTCGTTCAGGAAAACTTCAACATGAGTGACTCGGATTTCTCTCACATGAGGCTTGATACGGAGGGGACGTATGCCTCGTTGATTGTCGTGTCCAAATCAAACATCTTAACTAAACTAGCATTTAACGAAATTATCAGTTTAGATCGACAAGTTAAGCAGATAAAAGCTGGGGATGGACAAATATCTTATGAAAGTAGTTGCGCCACCGTTGGTCAGTCGTGTTTCTCCAACACGATTTTAGATATCGTTAATTACACTGCTAGTACAATTGAAGACATTACTCTCACGTTTccaatttatatatttaactcTGCTCCTGTATTCCTTGGGACAGAGATTGGTGGGGTGAAAATTAGGCCTACTTCATACGAAATAGAAAGTGCAGAGGCTATTcgacttttttattttttgagagaGGACAACTCTACAAGAAACGAGCTATGGCTAAAAGCATTCACAGAGACGTTGTCCAAGGAACCTGAATCGAAACAG GTGTCTGTGTCATACTTCACCTCCATATCAAGGCAGGAGGAGTTTGAGGGCAGTTCAAAGTCTGTGATCCCATTTTTTTCAATCACATATGCCCTGGCCATTACCTTCTCAATTATATCTTGTATGAG GCTGGACAGTGTGAGGAACAAGGTTTGGGTGGCTACCTTTGGTGTGCTCTCTGCTGGCCTGGCAGTGCTTTCCAGTTTTGGGATGCTGCTGTACATCGGCATGCCCTTTGCTATGACTGTGGCCACTGCCCCCTTTTTGATACTTG GGATCGGCGTCGACAACATGTTCATCATGATCTCCTTCTGGCAGAGGACACACGTTCATGACAGTGTTGAGGACCGTCTAGCAGAAACGTACAAAGAGGCGGCCGtctccatcaccatcaccacgcTGACAGATGCCTTGGCTTTCTACATCGGTCTCATGACCCCCTTCCGTTCTGTCCAGTCCTTCTGTATGTACACTGGCACAGCTGTCGTCTTCTGCTACCTCTACAACATCACGTTCTTTGGTGCCATTATGGCGTTGaatggaaggagagaaaagagcaaCCGACACTGGCTGACCTGCATGAAGATTCCAAAACCTGGCGACACTTCTGAGCAGAACAACATTTGCTGCATGGGAGGTGCTTATGATAAAGAAACTGGGGCTGAGGTACCGATGCCTATAAATGACTTATTCAAAGAGTACTACGGCCCAATTCTGACAAACACCTACACCAAAGCGTTAGTGTTCCTGCTCTATGTTGGGTATTTGGCTGGTAGTATTTATGGATGCCGCCAAATGGAGGAAGGCATAGACCTCAAAAATCTGGCAGCCGATGGTTCATACATTGGTAACtattatgatgatgaagacAGCTACTTTTCAGAGTATGGTCCCAATGTTATGGTAGTTGTAAAAGGAGAGTATCTGTACTGGGATGAAAAATCACTTAGCAATCTTGACGCTTGTCTTGAAAGATTTGAAAGTCTACCTAATGTTAACAAGAATATGACAACACCATCGTGGCTCCAATCATATGAGATATTTGGAAATCAATCTGATTTCAATTTAAAGGATGAAAAGATATTCAAGGAGCATTTACCAGAGTTTCTACAAATCTCAGGGTTCCAGCAAGATGTGAACTTCACTAATGGTAGGATATATGCTTCTCGTTTCTTTATCCCGACTGTAAACATTGTCACTTCAGTGGATGAGAAGAAATTATTGAATGAGTTGAGGGAAACTGCTGGGAAGTGTGAAAAAGTTCCATTGCTGGTTTATCACCCTGCATTTATTTACTATGACCAGTATGCTGTCATAGTTAGTAACACCATCCAGAATGTTGCAGTTGCCACAGCAGCTATGTTGGTGATCTCCCTCCTACTGATCCCaaaccctctctgctctctgtgggtGACCTTTGCCATCGCCTCTGTCATTGTGGGCGTGGCCGGTTTCATGGCTTTGTGGGATGTTAATCTGGACTCTATATCCATGATTAATCTGGTTATTTGTATTGGGTTTTCAGTGGACTTCTCTGCGCACATTTCATACGCCTTTGTCTCAAGCAGTGAGCCGAGTACCAATGAGAAGGCTGTTGAGGCGCTCTCTTCCCTGGGCTATCCTATAGTGCAGGGGGCAGTCTCTACCATAttgggggtggtggtgctgtctgcagcagagagctACATCTTCAGAACCTTCTTCAAGATCATGTTCCTGGTCATCCTCTTTGGGATGGTTCATGGAATTGTTtttattcctgtgtttttgACCTTATTTGGATGTTGTGGCAACAAACAGCTGGATGAACAGACGGATGAAGAGCTGGATGATG ATCAGTAG